From Aegilops tauschii subsp. strangulata cultivar AL8/78 chromosome 5, Aet v6.0, whole genome shotgun sequence:
cactggagcttgcacatttttttagcacctttaggattgataaaaccttctggttgcatcatatacaactcttcttttaagaaatccattaaggaatgcagtttttgacttccatttgccagatttcataaaatgtggcaattgctaacattattcggatagacttaagcatcgctacgagtgagaaaatctcatcgtagtcaacaccttgaacttgttgaaaaccttttgcgacaatttgaGGTTTGTAGATAgcaacactactatcagcgtctgtcttcctcttgaagatccatttattctcaatggcttgctgatcatcgagcaagtcaatcaaagtccaaactttgttctcatacatggatcccatctcagatttcatggcctcaagccattttgtgcaatctgggctcatcatcgcttcctcatagttcgtaggttcatcatggtctagtaatatGACTTCCAGAACATGATTAATGTACCACTTTGGCGCGGATcgtactttggttgacctacgaggttcggtagtaacttcatcagaagtttcatgatcatcatcattaacttcctcactgattggtgtaggaatcactggaaccgatttctgtgatgaactactttccaataagggagaaggtacaattacctcatcaagttctactttcctcccactcacttctttcgagagaaatcccttctctagaaaggatccattcttagcaacaaatatcttgccatcggatctgtgatagaaggtgtacccaacagtttcttttgggtatcctatgaagacacatttcttcgatttgggttcgagcttatcaggttgaagcttttcacataagcatcgcagccccaaactttaagaaacgacaacttaggtttcttgccaaaccacagttcatatggtgtcatctcaacggatttagagggtaccctatttaacgtgaatgcagtcgtctctaaagcataaccccaaaacgatagcggtaaatcagtaagagacatcatagatcgcaccatatctaataaagtacgattacgatgttcggacacaccattacgttgtggtgttccaggtggcgtgagttgcgaaactattccacattgtttcaaatgaagatcaaactcataactcaaatattcacctccacgatcagatcgcagaaactttattttcttgttacaatgattttccacttcactctgaaattctttgaacttttcaaatgtttcagacttatgtttcatcaagtagatatacccatatctgctcaaatcatctgtgaaggtcagaaaataatgatacccgccgcgagcctccaCACTCAtaggaccgcatacatcagtatgtattatttccaataagtcagttgctcgctccatcgttccggagaacggagtcttagtcatcttgcccatgaggcatggtttgcaagcatcaagtaaTTCATAATCAactgattccaaaatcccatcagcatggagtttcttcatgcgctttacaccaatatgacctaaacggcagtgccacaaataacttgcactatcattattaaccttgcatcttttggcttcaatattatgaatatgtgtatcactactattgagattcaacaaaaatagaccactcatgaaaggtgcatgaccataaaagatattactcatataaatagaacaaccattattctccgatttaaattaataatcgtctcgcatcaaacaagatccagatataatgttcatgctcaacactggcaccaaataataactattcaggtctaaaactaatcccgacggtagatgtagaggtagcgtgccgaccgcgatcacatcgactttggaaccatttcccacgcgcatcgtcacctcgtccttagccaatcttcgtttaatccgtagcccctgtttcgagttgcaaatatgagcaacaaaaccagtatcaaatacccaggcgctactatgagcattagtaaggtacgcatcaataacatgtatatcaaatatacctttcactttgccatccttcttatccgccaaatacttggggcagttccgcttccagtgaccagtccctttgcagtagaagcactcagtctcaggcttaggtccagacttgggattcttcacttgagcagcaacttgcttgccgttctccttgaagttccccttcttccctttgccatttttcttgaaactagtggtcttgttaaccatcaacactggatgctccttcttgatttctacctctgcagcctttagcattgcgaagagctcgggaattgtcttatccatcccttgcatattatagttcatcacgaagcttttgtagcttggtcgcagtgattgaagaactctgtcaatgacactatcatcaggaagattaactcccagttgagtcaagtggttgtggtacccagacattctgagtatatgtttactgacagaactattctcctccatcttgcagctatagaacttattagagacttcatatctctcaatgcgggcatttgcttgaaatattaacttcaactcttggaacatatcatgtgctccatgacgttcaaaatgtctttgaagtctcgattctaagccgtaaagcatggcacactaaactatcaagtagtcatcaccTTTGCTTttccagacgttcataacgtccggagttgctcctgcagcgggtcttgcacctagcggtgcttcaaggacgcAATTCTTCtatgtagcaatgaggataatccttaagtgacggacccagtccgtgtagttgctaccatcatctttcaacttagctttctctaggaacgcattaaaattcaagggaacggtagcacagtccgttgatctacaacaacatagacatgcaaaatactatcaggtactaagttcatgataaattaatgttcaattaatcatattacttaataactcccacttagatagacatccctctaagcatctaaatgatcacgtgatccatatcaactaaaccatgtccgatcatcacgtgagatggagtagtttttaatggtgaacatcactatgttgatcatatctactatatgattcacgctcgacctttcggtctcagtgttccgaggccatatctgcatatgctaggctcgtcaagtttaacccgagtattctgcgtgtgcaaaactggcttgcacccgttgtatgtgaacgtagagcttatcacacccgatcatcacgtggtgtctcagcacgacgaactgtcgcaatggtgcatactcagggagaacacttgtaccttgaaatttagtgagagatcatcttataatgctaccactgtactaagcaaaataagatgcataaaggataaacatcacatgaaatcaatataagtgatatgatatggccatcatcatcttgtgcctttgatctccatctccaaagcaccgtcatgatctccatcgtcaccggcttgacaccttcgctaccgcttagtgataaagtaaagcaattacatggcgattgcatttcatacaataaagtaaCAACCATAAgtctcctgccagttgccgataacttttacaaaacatgatcatctcatacaacaatttatatctcatcacgtcttgaccatatcacatcacaacatgccctgcaaaaacaagttagacgtcctctactttgttgttacaagttttacgtggctgctacggacttctagcaagaaccgttcttacctacgcatcaaaaccacaacgattttcgtcaagtgtgctattttaaccttcaacaaggaccgggcatagtcaaactcgattcaactaaagttggagaaacagacacccgccagccacctatgtgcgaagcacgtcggttgaaccagtctcatgaacgcggtcatgtaatgtcggtccgggccgcttcatccaacaataccgccgaatcaaagtaagacgttggtggtaagcagtatgactattatcgcccacaactctttgtgttctactcgtgcatataacatctacgcatagacctagctctgataccactgttggggaacttagtatttcaaaaaaaaaatcctacgatcgtgcaagatctatctaggagatgcatagcaacgagacgggagagtgtgtacacgtaccctcgtagagcgaaagcagaagcgtttagtaacgcggttgatgtagtcgaacatcttcacgatccaaccgatccaggtacggcacctccgtgttcagcacatgttcagcacggtgacgtccctcgagctcttgatccagttgaggacgagggagagttccgtcagcacgacggcgtggtgacggtgatgatgatgttactggcgcagggcttcgcctaagcactacgacgatatgaccgaggtgttaaactgtggagggggcaccgcacacggcttaaGATATTGTCTGTTATgctattggggtgccccctggccacatatataaaggagggagggagagaggaggccgACCAGGTTGGGCGCGccagggggagtcctacttggactcctagtccaagtaggattcgcccacccaccccttttcttttcttccaccggagggaaaggaaggaggggagaaggagaaggaaggaggggggcgcgcccccaccccttgtccaaatcagtttgggcaggggggaggcgcgcgccacctcatggcccttattccctctctccactaaagcccactaaggcccattaacttccccgggggttccggtaacccctcggtactccggaaaaatacccggatcacttggaaccattccgatgttcgaatataaacttccaatatatgaatctttacctctcgaccatttcaagactcctcgtcatatctgtgatatcatctgggactccgaacaaacttcggtcatcaaaccacataactcataatacaaatcgtcatcgaacattaagcgtgcggaccctacgggttcgagaactatgtagacatgactgagacacatctccagtcaataaccaatagtggaacctggatgctcatattggctcctacatattctacgatgatctttatcggtcaaaccgcataacaacatacttcattccctttgtcatcggtatgttacttgcctgagattcgatcgccagtatcatcatacctagttcaatctcgttaccggcaagtctctttactcgttccgtaatgcatcatcccgcaactaactcatttgtcacattgcctgcaaggcttatagtgatgtgcattaccgagagggcccagagatacctctccgatatagggagtgacaaatcctaatcttgatctatgctaacccaaaaaacaccttcggagacacctgtagagcatctttataatcacccagttacgttgtgatgtttgatagaacacaaggtgttcctccggtatttgggagttgcataatctcatagtcagaggaacatgtataagtcatgaagaaagcaatagcaatagaactaaacaatcattatgctaactaacggatgggtcttgtccatcacatcattatcctaatgatgtgaacctgttcatcaaatgacaacacatgtctgtgtttaggaaacttaaccatctttgattaacgagctagtcaagtaggggcatactagggacactctattttgtctatgtattcacacatgtactaagtttcgggttaatacaattctagcatgaataataaacatttatcatgatataaggaaatataaataacaactttattattgcctctagggcatatttccttcataagcTACCATGTTTTGGAAACCAAAATTTCTAGAAACTTCAGATGTGAACATTGCAAAAACGTGTAATTTTGCCATGTGACATGCTAAAAAAATCATAATAATTTCATGTGGAcaatatgcaaatttataatttTGCAATGTTTTAAAAGAAATTTTAAGAATCTGCCATGACAATTGACTATATGTGGGCTGCAGCATCTCCTAGTTCTGGGCTTTAGATTTCCCTAAAGAAAATCTAGCCAGATCCTGATGAGTGCCTGATCCTGAATGCTCTTCTGTTTCCGGCCCCCTCCCCCATTCCCCTCGAAAAAAGGTCTGTCCTCCAACAAGACACGGACAACACGCATTCCAAGAAGACTGTTTTCATTATGCATGTGATTTTGTTAATGCTAGATTTGAGCACTGTAACAGGGAAGCAAATAAAGTAGCTCATGAGCTTGCTAGATTAGTCAGATTTTCTTTGACTTCTGATCGGTTTGAGGAGCCTTTAAATGAAATTGTAATGTTCCTCTAAAACGATGTACTACTTATTACAAATGAATAAAGTTGGAGTTTGTTTTCAAAAAAGACACGGACAACACGTTGGTTTTGATTTTTTTCATCGGATCGCCGACCCGGTCCGGTTTTTATGCGTGCATTGGAGCTTTATGGGTCCCATGTGCCACATGGGCTAGGTCTAGCCAGCCAGTGCATGGGCCCACCATCCAAGCTCTAGCTAGCCTGCTGTCTATCGATGTTTGGGTATGCCACATACCCCAGACTGTGTATCGGCGCAACTGACGTATTCTTAAAAAAGAACATCCTACCCTTTATTACGACGGTATGAAGAGATCTCCTCCGTTGATGTTTTTAGGGATTGTACCGAAGCAAAAGTGTTTTGAAAAACAGTTTTGCTAAGTCCCAGTTGTCTGAGACTTTATTATGTCTTAGTCGATACTATCTTACTTTGATTTTGCATGGAGATTCGTGCAAAAAAATCTTTTtagttttccttttttcttcttacATACTATATCATTTGACTTAGATTTGGTTAAGTCTCAGTTGACTGAAACCTAGCCACACCCTGTAAAAAATCATCACACATAGTCGATCTTTTCTAATTTCTTTTGAGAGATACTGCTTTGTCTCATCCTTCCACACAACTTTTCAATATTGAAGTTTCCTGTATCCAGAATCATACTAGGTGATTGAAAAATCTAGCGGAAAAAAATACCTCCGCTAAAAGCGGATCGTAGCGAGGCGAGGAGGCTTCCCTTTGTGCTCCGCCAGCGCCGCCATTGGTTCCCTCTTCCTCCGTCAGCCGCTCCAGCGACGGGAGGGGGGGGCCTCGGATCTGTGCATCGGTTGTGTTCACAGTAGGGCTAGGGTTGAGGGAGACGTTGCCGAGTCCGTTGCGGCGGTGTCGCATCTGAATAAGTTTTCTCGGGCTTCGTACACGGTCCGGCGTGGCTCTTTCCTGCGTCTAGGAGCCAGCGAGGTTGGGGATCCCCGGATGTCATTGAGGTCGCAGGCTATGGTGTCTCAAGGTCGATCGGCACTGGTCGGGCAAGTCCTCGGGTGGTTGGTGGTTTTGCAGAGATGgagcttcttcttcctccttgtcgGTATGATCTACTGTtgttgttcatcctttttctttgtGCTAATGCTGGAGGGATGTTCTGCTTTGCCAGGGCAGTTTCCCTGGCCGTGGCGCCGGAACCGGATCCTAGTTCTCTTCCAACCAGAAGGGGCAGCACATATGGCGGTATTCAAAGCCACTGATGACGAAGGCTGGTGCAGACTTGTTGGATACACAGGTGTGTCCTTGTTTTTTTGGCGCCGGAGCAAAGAAAAGGCGGAGCAGTGTGGCGATTATGATGTTGTGGTTGAAGATGATGTCCTGcttctcgttttagattcttttgTTGTAGGGGTCTTTCGCAAGGTTCAGGGGTGACGACACAGAGCTCCAAAGATCTTCCTATTTTTCTAGTTGTGTTAGGGTGCTCTTTGTTATTTTGCTTAATCATGATTGTGTTAGCGTGTGCTTGTACGGTTGAAGATTATGTATTGTTTCGTGATACGAATACAAGCATACTTTCTCAAACAAACAAAAAATCATACCAGGTGACAAAAATACGAGGCAACTATCTTAATGCAGTGAATCACAAGTGATCGTTGCATCGAACGAGCCTAATGCAGGCATCTAAACACGAGCTTTCTTTCCTACTCACATACTACTACAACACAGACAGCCAAACTCCAGGTTCAATCTTTTGTTTCTTCTTCCTGCGGTGCAGGTGCAGATGATCACACGGCCAGTATCGAACGTACACAAGGCCACACATACGTAAGCGCGGCCGAATACATCATAGGTAGAACAAGACGACGACGGCTGGCGGCACCGGATGTGACAAGCGACATCGGCAACGTCTCATCGAACTGGACCAGGGATCTGTAGGCGGCATTGGGCTGCCAGTAGGCCGGGATGACCTGGTCGGCGACGAGCGACCTGCCGGACTCGTCGGTGACGCGCAGCGAGAAGGGCCCCTGCAGCGGGCGGAGCCTGTCCAGGCGCCAGATGGATCCCCACGACTCCCTCATCGGCGTCCAGTACCCCGTCGGCGCCCTGTCCGGCAGCCGCGACTCCATTATGTCCACCTGCGACACGTCGCCGGCGCCGTCCTCGTACTCCACCAGGATCGCCAGGTAGTTGGGGTTGGACCCGTGCTGCACCCGGAACGTCACCGTTAGCCCCGGGTACTGGCAGGGCACCCTGCATTGCAATGTACGTCATTCCCGGTATCTATCAGTGTGTCACCACACGAGCAACCaagaaacacaaacaaaaagcaGTATGCCTgccactagattatggatctttAATACCGTAAAGTTAGGATGTGCAAAATGGTTCTTTCTGTTGACAATTAGCGAGACGAAAGTGCAGGCAAAGCACAGAATTTGCTTTTGTAGCAAGGAAAGTAGCCAATGGTGGACAAGGAAAGACGGATGCCATGTCGGTTAAAGTTAATCTCATGATGAGATTAAGTAAGATAAGATGGTGGAGCTAGCTACCTCTTGAACTGCATGTCGATGATGCCGGCGTGGCGGAGCTCGTCGTGGCGGCCGTACTTGGCCATGGCGCCGAAGGCGGTGCCGCTGAGGTCGAAGTGGTAGCGAGAGACCGGGTAGTAGTTCATGTCCGTGATGATCACCGTCTCCGGGATGCCGGAGCAGGCACGATGGGCCACGCACCTGATCTGCATTGCATTTGCATTGCACGCAACAATCCAAGATCCGTGGAATAAAATTACATCAATCACAGGCTGTCTGGGGAAAGAAATCGTACTACTACTAAACGACAACGTCCGCATGTTACTGTGAAAAGTAAGTATCAAGCCACTGCAACGCCGGCGACAGACATCAGTTATGCTAACCTGGTAGCATGAGCCGCACCCCTTGCCGTCCTTGAAGATCGGCTGGTTGCCGCACGACGTCATTGACGAGAAAGGCGGCCAGTTCACGTTCTTGAACCCGCAAGCACCACCTGCATCCCATCCGTGATTTGGTACGTATTTATTGAAAACAAGAACCGCAATCAGCAGCATTCAGCAATGCAATTGGAATTGGAATCCACACAGACATGATAGCAGTCGTACCGTTGTCGTAGGGGCCGGCGCCATTGGGAGCGCCGTACCAGGTGGCCCGGGCATCGAGCCAGCCCTCGTCGGAGCTGGAGTTGGAGGCGGGGATATTGGACGCAGGGACGTTGGTGGCGGGGACATTGGTGGTGGGGACATTGGTGGTGGGTGCAGGTGGTGGAGGTGGGTAACAGAATAGATCAGGCAGATAACCGCAGCCGCAGCATCCATGGGGATGGGCAGCGACCAGGAAGAACAGAGCAACCACACGGGCACGGGCAAAGGAGAAGGATGCTGCCATCGCTCCGCCGCTGGTCTGCTGTGGCGAATGCCGTACTCCAGTGGAGGGAAGGAATCCAACTGAAGCGCCGTCTTGTGCTTGTGGAAGGAAGGAATAGAGAAGTGGGCCAACAGCCGTGattcctcccctcccctcccgtTCAGACGGCGACGCCGCAGACGAGGACGACCGGAAGCTGTGACAGGGACGCCGTCCGTCGTAGGATAGGAGCTATGCCACTGCCAGCCCAGGTCCCCAGCTCCGGCCGCGTCGCCGGCGCATCAGATCCGGCCAAAACCTTGGCCTACGCGGTCGCGGAGACAGAGAGCACGAGCTTCGGAAGCCACACGGCCGTGTAGGAGGATGCCGCAGATGGCCTCTCCCATCTCCACCCCAGGTCCAGCCTCTTCACTGCACAAGAGCAAGAAAGATCCAGGAGGAGGATTCCTATCCTCAGTAAGAACACACACACAGTATATCCAACCATATCCTTGAGCTTGAGGGGAAGAAAAGAGAAGAGGTAACTCTGTATGTCAAAGAGACGGTAATAAATACTCGCCTTCTTCACCAGTCTGAGCAGTGCAGCGTAGCGCAGCGCATAGAAGCAGATCGATGTGAGACTCCGGCGAGAGCGAGACCAGAGTACCAGACTGGTGGGTGGTCACGGAGCTGTAGACAATGAATGGGGAAGGGGCCGACACCGGGGGACCTGGGTGGCTGGGTACGAAGGCACTTCCGTCGACGGGGGGGCTAGTGGGAATGGAAGGGtcccggcggcggcggaaggTCGCTGAAGAAATGGCAGAGGCGGAGCCGACCTGCCCGAGGATTTTGAGAGTGGGACTGTGGAAGTCAGATATTTTTTTTAGGGGAAGTCAGAGATGAGGACGTTCCAAGCACTGGGCTTCTCCTCTCTCTTTCTTTTTTGAGAATCAGCACTAGTGGGCTTTGATGCAGCAAAGCAAACAAATATTTATTCTTGGCCCAACACGTCCGAAGCCCGATATGCTCTTCAAATAGCTGACCCATGACTCGCCAAATATTTTTGAGCCCTAAATTTTGTAGATAATGTCTGGGTTCTCTTGATTTTGTTGGAGCAAATTAAATACTCCCTCCTTGGCACAATATAGTTAGTGCCCATTGGATTCCGTGAAAAAGCAAATTTCACTAACTTTGAGCAAGTTAAATGAGGAAATCATATGTATCTACAATATCAAATGTGTACCATATGAAAATATACGTCATGATGGTATTGACTTGGTATTCGAGATGTTGATATTCTTTTATATAAGTTTGGTCAAAATTTACACGGTTTGACTTGAAAATAATATTATATGCTCTATATTTTGGTTAGGAGGGACTATTTGCCAACTTGGCTATGTGTTTCACTGAGTTCACACTTTGTGatatactctctccgttcctttatataaggtgtatttgtttttttATAAAATTTCATAATGTAAAATACATTTCTTCAAATTCCTTGTAATTCCCTTGTTAGCCATTCAGAAAAAGGGAAAGTATCTCTTTCTTTATTGTATGTATCTCTTCTTGTAGCAAAAGAAGGAAAACATCTCTCTATCGATTGCATGTATCTTTTTCTTTTCTGGACTAACTGATTTACTTGCCACTAACCAACACATTTGCCAAGGATAATTTCGTCATAACATGTCTATAATTATGTGGCTTGGTCACCGTGCTGAAAATAATATACCTTACATAAAGAAACGAAGTGagctgaaagcacaagtgctccctgggtgattttggtaattaatgccaacatatctcttgttggactaatgttttcatctagtatgtttcagataagttcaacaatggagtggcatggactagaggatgtggaaccccttcaagatgatgaggacaaaggattggctcaagctcaaagctcaggactctacattttctattttagtgatccaagatcacattgagtccatatgaaagccaatactattaaaaggggatgaggtgttgcttaatagcttgcttgctcaaagtgcttagtgatatgctccaaaaaccctcaaccactttctcacatccacatatgtcccaaaccaaaagtcaaactcggccccatcgaaactttctatccggcgccaccaagtTCTGTTGACacagccactgccagaaaccctaacagattcagtctcaccgatgggatcttggtctcaccgagatgggcttgcaaactctctgttgcctattgcaatcatttcggtcccaccgaaatatgcaatcggtctcaccgagtttgatTGGCCATCTCTCAGTTtcacttattacccaaatcggtcccactgagtttgtgtaatcggtcaaaccaagataaggctttaccctaaccctagcacatcggtcctaccgagttgatcatatcggtcccaccaaaatgcctaacggtcacattatgaactaaatcggtctaaCCGAGTATTCTGATTCGGTCCCGctgagtttggtaaattgtgtgtaacggttagattttatgtggaggctatatatacccctccacccactcttcattcgtggagaaagccatcagaacatgcctacacttccatcatacattttctgagagagaaccacctacacttgtgttgaggtcaagatattccattccaaccacataaatcttgatctctagccttccccaagctgctttccactcaaatcattttccaccaaatccaatcctatgagaaagagttgagtgttggagagactatcatttgaagcacaagagcaaagagttcatcatcaacacacggtctattaccttttggagagtggtgtctcctagattggttaggtgtcacttgggagcctccgtcaagattgtggagttgaaccaaggagtttgtacgggcaaggagatcgcctacttcgtgaagatctaccctagtgaggcaagtccttcatgggcgatggccatggtgggatagacaaggttgcttcttcatgggtggagcccttcgtggactcgcgcaaccgttacccttcgtgggttgaagtctccatcaacgtggatgtacgatagcaccacctatcggaaccacgccaaaaatctccgtgtctccaattgcgtttgcacactccaatcccatccctttacattcttgcaaagttgcatgctttactttccgctgcccatatactcttgtcatgcttgcttgatatgtattgtgaaatgtttaaacatgtgctaaagctccacctcaacttgaagaaattaaaaactgccacttttctttgctaagagtctattcaccccctctagacacctcttctcgattcTTTCATGAGCATAATAGATCTTTTTTTGcatggtaatacgtgtctcattcatatcatgaagaacaaagtacaagtcacgtaaagaccgacatgacaaaactaaaAAGATAGCAGAACATCTCTGAGCTTGACACCAATGCCCATCACCTACCTCTGGCACCAGCACAACATCCACCAAAGAAAAGAATGACGGATCACCTCCtcacccgagctcgacgcggctccatcgctgatatgcagctttgcggacctccaagGTAGTTCACCAAAAGTGAAGCCATTGCCAttgaacgaatcagaccggggcaacacccTAGACACGCCATCAaactccagatctggcacccCCACGACTAAGACGCCGAAGAAGAAAACCATACCTGTCGTCCATGAACCACCAACCCAGCACACATTCCGTCTTCCAGATGTCGTCGATGCAGACCATACtctgcatccgctcctggactacctcccaagctccgcGCCTCCACTGGAGCAAACGCCGTCGCAACGGTGGAGCCCGAGGACACAGGTCCACCATGAGGATGCCGCCGCCACCACGCCATCCTTACTTGAACAGACTGGTTTCCAAATCCATCCCCAACCATAGGGCAGATGGCCTCGTCAGGGATGGATCCGAAGAATCTTTATTCAGCGTCGTGATCATTGCACCGAAGCCAAGACGATGAACAACCTAAAAACCTAGACTACAAGGGAGTAAAAATGATCCATGCACGTGGATCCAACGACCCCCCTACCACCGACGGCAGAGGTCGTCGGTGGAGGGGAGCCGCCGAAGGACGGTGCTGAAAGATGGCCTCtcctggcggcggctagggttccagcCGCCAAGGAGAGAAAACTCAATCGATACAGCAGTTGGTACTAGGG
This genomic window contains:
- the LOC109750286 gene encoding expansin-B3, whose product is MAASFSFARARVVALFFLVAAHPHGCCGCGYLPDLFCYPPPPPAPTTNVPTTNVPATNVPASNIPASNSSSDEGWLDARATWYGAPNGAGPYDNGGACGFKNVNWPPFSSMTSCGNQPIFKDGKGCGSCYQIRCVAHRACSGIPETVIITDMNYYPVSRYHFDLSGTAFGAMAKYGRHDELRHAGIIDMQFKRVPCQYPGLTVTFRVQHGSNPNYLAILVEYEDGAGDVSQVDIMESRLPDRAPTGYWTPMRESWGSIWRLDRLRPLQGPFSLRVTDESGRSLVADQVIPAYWQPNAAYRSLVQFDETLPMSLVTSGAASRRRLVLPMMYSAALTYVWPCVRSILAV